Proteins from a single region of Gambusia affinis linkage group LG12, SWU_Gaff_1.0, whole genome shotgun sequence:
- the LOC122840970 gene encoding semaphorin-6B-like: protein MCAAAMATVAPPLALLLLLLQLADGSFPEEPGPLSYVPVEVVRRYPVFLGRAHRSALRQELHIQTVLQVNRTLYIGARDDLYRVELDNMAGEEMFYSKKRTWESNKNDIRVCRMKGKHEGECRNFIKVLLSQHDGLFVCGTNAFNPLCANYTRDTLEMAGEPVSGMARCPYDPRHANVALFADGSLFTGTVTDFLAIDAVIYRSLGDSPALRTVKHDSKWFREPYFVSAMEWGPHIYFFFREMAMEFHHLEKVMVSRVARVCKSDLGGSQRVLEKQWTTFLKARLNCSIPGDSHFYFNLLHATSNIIHMQGRDVILGLFSTPPNSIPGSAVCVFDMQQLAHVFEGRFKEQKSPESIWTPVPDEAVPKPRPGGCAVQGSRFSTSTTLPDEVLNFVKTHPLMDETVPLLGHRPWVVKTMGRYQLTAMVVDTEAGPHKNRTVLFLGSTRGTILKFLMISGGDSVSHSSVFLEEVEGFNPEKCGEDSPQARQLLSLTLDRTSHTLLLAFPSCLVRVPTSRCHLHARCMKSCLASRDPYCGWTRGSTCSFLRPGTRIPFQQDVEYGNTTSHLVDCDGILQQSLVIEPESLVSLNLLVASAVSAFTIGAALSGLAVCWIMAHKPANRRHGGSSQSSIQRRERGLLSNSGGMAGSVLSVTRQGGGERSCSQGGETLFVMPNGWVKSGELDPGFLPTPEHTPQQKRRGLRLSDSNSGGWDTSQTYLGGGSVGLGSPCRMPPSVYLTTRLFQQGGGGRHGGEGRGNDTPRQHYVCLSKQEKGGKGTPRAPVRKSAGEYVYPMTPQDSPERRRVVSAPSAPAEYSEPLPLRWPAPEGYILSSHGMIPVPLPPPTMPPPGGQAYMSQQHTPGLSRALLRGALERGELGELVDLSQLMSKKNCSDRTQAGQ from the exons TGGTGAGGAGATACCCCGTGTTCCTGGGCAGAGCCCATCGTTCCGCTCTGAGGCAGGAGCTACACATCCAAACGGTCCTCCAAGTCAACCGCACGCTTTACATCGGAGCCAG AGATGACTTGTACAGAGTGGAGCTGGACAACATGGCAGGcgaagaaatgttttacagcaag AAAAGGACCTGGGAGTCCAACAAGAACGACATTCGAGTGTGTCGGATGAAGGGCAAACATGAG GGAGAGTGTCGTAATTTCATCAAGGTCTTGCTCAGCCAGCACGATGGCCTGTTTGTATGTGGAACAAACGCTTTCAACCCCCTGTGTGCCAACTACACT CGAGACACTCTAGAAATGGCAGGAGAGCCCGTCAGCGGGATGGCCCGGTGTCCATATGATCCTCGACACGCTAATGTGGCGTTATTCGCAG ATGGAAGTCTTTTTACCGGCACTGTGACAGATTTTCTGGCCATCGACGCGGTGATCTATCGTAGTCTCGGCGACAGCCCAGCTCTCCGCACTGTGAAGCACGACTCTAAATGGTTTCGAG AGCCCTACTTTGTCAGTGCCATGGAGTGGGGaccacatatttatttcttctttagaGAGATGGCCATGGAGTTTCATCATCTGGAGAAg GTTATGGTGTCCCGTGTGGCACGCGTGTGTAAATCAGACTTGGGTGGCTCTCAGCGTGTCCTTGAGAAACAGTGGACCACATTCCTAAAGGCGCGACTGAACTGCTCCATCCCCGGAGACTCCCATTTTTACTTCAACCTCCTCCACGCCACCAGCAACATCATCCACATGCAGGGACGGGATGTCATCCTGGGTCTGTTTTCCACACCACCAAACAG CATCCCAGGCTCTGCAGTTTGCGTGTTCGACATGCAGCAGCTCGCTCATGTTTTTGAGGGCCGATTTAAAGAGCAGAAATCCCCAGAGTCCATTTGGACACCTGTACCAGACGAAGCAGTGCCTAAACCAAG GCCCGGTGGGTGTGCAGTGCAAGGATCTAGATTTAGCACCTCAACAACTTTACCAGATGAGGTTCTGAACTTTGTGAAGACACATCCGCTAATGGATGAGACTGTGCCGCTGCTGGGACACAGACCCTGGGTGGTCAAGACTATGGGAAG GTACCAGCTGACAGCCATGGTGGTAGACACAGAAGCTGGCCCCCACAAGAACCGCACTGTCTTGTTCCTGGGCTCCACCCGAGGGACCATTCTCAAGTTCCTAATGATTTCTGGTGGAGATTCAGTCTCCCACAGCAGCGTGTTTTTGGAGGAAGTGGAGGGATTCAATCCTGAGAA GTGTGGTGAGGACTCTCCTCAGGCCCGTCAGCTCCTGTCCCTGACATTGGACCGAACCAGCCACACTCTGCTGCTGGCCTTCCCCTCCTGTCTGGTCAGAGTCCCCACATCTCGCTGTCACCTGCACGCTCGCTGTATGAA GAGCTGTCTCGCCTCAAGAGATCCATACTGTGGATGGACCAGAGGCAGTACCTGCTCCTTTCTGAGGCCAGGGACAAG AATCCCCTTTCAACAAGATGTGGAATATGGAAACACCACCTCCCATCTAGTAGACTGTGATG GAATTCTGCAGCAGAGTTTGGTGATTGAGCCAGAGAGCCTGGTCTCCCTCAATCTCCTGGTCGCGTCTGCAGTCTCGGCCTTCACCATTGGGGCAGCGCTCTCTGGGCTCGCCGTGTGCTGGATCATGGCCCACAAACCTGCCAACCGTCGTCACGGCGGCAGCTCCCAGTCCTCCATCCAGCGGCGTGAGAGGGGCCTGCTGAGTAACTCTGGCGGGATGGCTGGCTCTGTGCTGAGCGTCACAAGGCAAGGAGGTGGAGAGCGCTCATGCTCACAGGGTGGGGAGACCCTGTTTGTTATGCCCAATGGCTGGGTCAAATCGGGAGAGCTCGACCCGGGATTCCTGCCCACTCCTGAGCATACCCCGCAGCAGAAACGCAGAGGCCTACGACTGTCTGACTCCAACTCCGGAGGCTGGGACACCAGCCAGACGTACCTGGGCGGAGGGTCTGTTGGTCTGGGCTCGCCCTGCCGCATGCCGCCCTCTGTCTACCTGACCACTAGACTCTTTCAGCAGGGTGGAGGGGGGAGACATGGCGGTGAGGGACGGGGGAACGACACACCTCGCCAGCACTATGTCTGCTTGagcaaacaagaaaaaggaGGGAAAGGCACCCCTAGAGCACCCGTTAGAAAGTCTGCAGGAGAATATGTCTACCCCATGACCCCTCAGGACTCTCCTGAGCGCAGGAGGGTAGTATCGGCACCAAGTGCCCCTGCTGAGTACAGCGAGCCGCTGCCCTTGCGTTGGCCAGCCCCAGAAGGGTACATCCTGAGCAGCCATGGGATGATCCCTGTCCCCCTACCGCCTCCCACCATGCCCCCTCCCGGTGGTCAGGCCTACATGTCCCAGCAGCACACGCCAGGTCTGAGCAGGGCTCTGCTGAGAGGAGCTCTGGAGCGGGGGGAGTTGGGGGAGCTGGTGGATCTCAGCCAGCTGATGAGCAAGAAAAACTGCAGTGATAGGACTCAGGCAGGCCAGTGA
- the LOC122841478 gene encoding G-protein coupled receptor 35-like: MCKNATNQTDPYCSDSILEGSGYSLVFLLGLVVNGAALRAFVAMRASWTDTHIYMLNLSLADFTLVLFLPFRIYDAFFCLPKTLLCTFLIFIHYINMYASILTTTAISVHRYLTIRFPLQARSWKKKKEAAVAVCLFIWVVLVLIVVVFHEDNLPEKLWTCYERCKNIRIRPQFTFLLFSVGYLAPLLTIVFCSSRIICILGKEQNKSEGKKSTVGIVKANMIVFLVCYTPFHIAIIVNFFLSVPSNWKYLPAHVFLQVSDWIASANCCFDSISYYFLLRNFYT, translated from the coding sequence atgtgcaaaaacgCCACCAATCAGACTGATCCTTATTGCTCCGACAGCATCCTGGAGGGTTCGGGTTACAGTCTTGTGTTTCTCCTCGGCCTCGTCGTCAACGGCGCTGCTCTGAGGGCCTTCGTCGCAATGCGGGCCTCCTGGACCGACACCCACATCTACATGCTGAACTTGTCTCTGGCTGACTTCACCCTGGTCCTTTTCCTTCCCTTCAGGATTTACGACGCCTTTTTCTGCCTGCCTAAAACTTTGCTCTGCACTTTCCTAATTTTTATTCACTACATCAACATGTACGCCAGCATCCTGACCACGACAGCCATCAGCGTCCACCGCTACCTGACCATCAGGTTCCCTCTGCAGGCCAGATcatggaagaagaagaaggaggcaGCTGTCGCAGTCTGCTTGTTCATCTGGgtggttttagttttaattgttgttgtttttcacgAGGATAACCTTCCTGAAAAACTCTGGACTTGCTatgaaagatgtaaaaatatcagaatCCGTCCACAATTTacctttcttctgttttctgtcggCTACCTGGCTCCTCTGCTGACAATTGTGTTCTGTTCTAGTCGGATCATCTGTATTTTGGGGAAAGAGCAAAACAAGTCGGAGGGAAAGAAAAGCACTGTTGGTATAGTAAAAGCAAACATGATTGTGTTTCTTGTCTGCTACACACCATTCCACATTGCGATTAtagtcaacttttttttaagtgtgccATCAAATTGGAAATATTTACCAGCTCATGTGTTTTTGCAAGTGTCTGACTGGATCGCCTCCGCAAATTGCTGCTTTGATTCCATCAGCTactattttttattaagaaattttTACACATAA